A portion of the Lolium rigidum isolate FL_2022 chromosome 1, APGP_CSIRO_Lrig_0.1, whole genome shotgun sequence genome contains these proteins:
- the LOC124686986 gene encoding protein PAIR1-like isoform X4 has translation MGMVLDSVQNDVMHLNRAMKEVSLDCIQKKFVLVETSLQQIGQDDLKALLEGSTKSNPDQMSALNNHTSKLDEILSTLSILKQMQEDLRQLKGDIFRIFTKEMEGIVRAISSLNSRPDAVQAPTVCVLVTQLIKCTTGSLVRVAYLLCFNRYNAKYSR, from the exons ATGGGAATGGTATTAGACTCTGTTCAAAATGATGTTATGCATTTAAACAGAGCCATGAAGGAGGTATCACTAGATT GCATACAGAAAAAGTTTGTGCTCGTAGAGACCTCTCTCCAGCAAATT GGACAAGACGATCTCAAGGCGCTCCTTGAAGGCAGCACAAAAAGCAATCCTGACCAGATGAGTGCTCTGAACAACCACACCAGCAAACTCGATGAGATATTATCGACACTTTCAATCCTGAAGCAAATGCAGGAAGATTTGAGGCAACTGAAGGGTGACATCTTCAGAATCTTtacaaaagagatggag GGGATTGTTAGAGCTATCAGTTCTCTCAATAGTAGGCCTGATGCAGTGCAAGCACCGACAGTATGTGTCCTTGTTACCCAACTGATTAAATGCACAA CCGGTTCATTGGTGAGAGTAGCTTACCTATTGTGCTTTAACAG GTACAATGCTAAATACTCAAGGTGA
- the LOC124686976 gene encoding monocopper oxidase-like protein SKU5: protein MRMNSWQDGVTGTNCPIPPGWNWTYQFQLKDQIGSFFYFPSLGLQRTAGGYGPVTVNNRAVVPVPFDQPDGDITLFIGDWYTKSHTELRDMLDDGKDLGIPDGILINAKGPYRYDTTLVPEGLQYEIVGVEPGKTYRFRVHNVGTSTSLNFRIQNHNMLLVEAEGTYTNQQNYSNLDIHVGQSYSFLVTMDQNASTDYYIVASPRFVSSEARWHDVNGVAILQYSNSKGSASGPLPDAPNDFYDKYYSVNQARSIRMNTSSGAARPNPQGSFRYGSINITQTFVLKNESPLRIDGKRRRTINRVSYSPPETPLRLADLHNLTGVYKTDFPTMPSDAPPRSSSSVLNASYKGFLEIVFQNNGTDVQTYHLDGYSFFVVGMDYGEWTPNSRGSYNRWDAVSRSTTQVFPGGWTAVLVSLDNVGIWNLRAEKLDNWYSGQEVYVKVADPLGYNVTEMIAPDNTLYCGRLEDLQKPQIHPISDKSSGHALARWSTRLLTAVSLIVTAAICS, encoded by the exons ATGAGGATGAACTCATGGCAGGATGGCGTAACTGGCACCAACTGCCCTATCCCTCCCGGCTGGAACTGGACCTACCAGTTCCAGCTCAAGGACCAGATTGGAAGCTTCTTCTACTTCCCTTCGCTCGGACTCCAGCGTACCGCAGGTGGTTATGGACCGGTCACAGTGAACAACCGCGCTGTTGTACCGGTCCCCTTTGACCAGCCCGATGGCGACATTACCTTGTTCATCGGAGATTGGTACACCAAGAGCCACACT GAATTGAGGGATATGCTAGATGATGGCAAGGATCTTGGGATACCTGATGGCATCCTGATAAATGCAAAGGGCCCTTACAGATATGACACCACACTGGTTCCGGAAGGCCTTCAATATGAAATTGTGGGAGTTGAGCCAG GTAAAACATATCGCTTCCGTGTTCACAATGTCGGCACCTCAACCAGCCTCAACTTCAGAATCCAGAACCACAACATGCTTCTCGTAGAGGCTGAAGGAACCTACACTAATCAGCAGAATTACAGCAATCTCGACATCCATGTTGGACAGTCATACTCTTTCTTGGTGACCATGGACCAAAATGCGAGCACAGACTACTACATTGTTGCAAGCCCAAGGTTTGTGAGCAGCGAGGCTCGCTGGCACGATGTCAATGGTGTAGCAATCTTGCAGTACTCAAACTCCAAAGGCAGTGCTTCTGGCCCTCTCCCTGATGCTCCAAATGATTTCTATGACAAATACTATTCCGTGAACCAGGCAAGGTCTATCAG AATGAATACAAGTTCCGGGGCTGCTCGTCCAAACCCGCAGGGATCATTCCGCTACGGCTCGATCAACATCACACAAACCTTCGTCTTGAAGAACGAGTCCCCCTTGCGCATCGATGGGAAACGTCGAAGGACGATAAACAGGGTTTCATACTCACCTCCTGAGACTCCACTGAGGCTTGCTGATCTCCACAACCTGACCGGAGTCTACAAAACTGACTTCCCCACAATGCCAAGCGATGCGCCTCCAAGGAGCTCTTCATCTGTGCTGAATGCTTCTTACAAGGGCTTCCTTGAGATCGTCTTTCAGAACAATGGAACCGATGTTCAAACCTACCATCTGGATGGCTATTCATTCTTTGTCGTCGG GATGGATTATGGTGAGTGGACACCAAACAGCAGGGGTTCATATAACAGGTGGGATGCCGTCTCTCGCAGTACTACTCAG GTTTTCCCCGGAGGGTGGACTGCGGTTCTGGTCTCGCTGGACAACGTAGGTATCTGGAATCTCCGCGCCGAGAAGCTGGATAACTGGTACAGTGGGCAAGAGGTGTATGTGAAAGTGGCTGATCCACTAGGCTACAATGTCACCGAAATGATCGCTCCAGACAACACTCTTTACTGTGGTCGGCTGGAGGACCTGCAAAA GCCGCAGATACACCCTATAAGCGACAAGTCGTCAGGACATGCCCTGGCTCGATGGAGCACCAGGCTTCTCACAGCTGTGTCACTGATCGTCACAGCTGCGATTTGCAGTTAA
- the LOC124686986 gene encoding protein PAIR1-like isoform X6: MGMVLDSVQNDVMHLNRAMKEVSLDSGIQKKFVLVETSLQQILKGQDDLKALLEGSTKSNPDQMSALNNHTSKLDEILSTLSILKQMQEDLRQLKGDIFRIFTKEMEGIVRAISSLNSRPDAVQAPTVQC, translated from the exons ATGGGAATGGTATTAGACTCTGTTCAAAATGATGTTATGCATTTAAACAGAGCCATGAAGGAGGTATCACTAGATT CAGGCATACAGAAAAAGTTTGTGCTCGTAGAGACCTCTCTCCAGCAAATT CTTAAGGGACAAGACGATCTCAAGGCGCTCCTTGAAGGCAGCACAAAAAGCAATCCTGACCAGATGAGTGCTCTGAACAACCACACCAGCAAACTCGATGAGATATTATCGACACTTTCAATCCTGAAGCAAATGCAGGAAGATTTGAGGCAACTGAAGGGTGACATCTTCAGAATCTTtacaaaagagatggag GGGATTGTTAGAGCTATCAGTTCTCTCAATAGTAGGCCTGATGCAGTGCAAGCACCGACA GTACAATGCTAA
- the LOC124686986 gene encoding protein PAIR1-like isoform X5: protein MGMVLDSVQNDVMHLNRAMKEVSLDSGIQKKFVLVETSLQQILKGQDDLKALLEGSTKSNPDQMSALNNHTSKLDEILSTLSILKQMQEDLRQLKGDIFRIFTKEMEGIVRAISSLNSRPDAVQAPTVCVLVTQLIKCTSTMLNTQGDADR from the exons ATGGGAATGGTATTAGACTCTGTTCAAAATGATGTTATGCATTTAAACAGAGCCATGAAGGAGGTATCACTAGATT CAGGCATACAGAAAAAGTTTGTGCTCGTAGAGACCTCTCTCCAGCAAATT CTTAAGGGACAAGACGATCTCAAGGCGCTCCTTGAAGGCAGCACAAAAAGCAATCCTGACCAGATGAGTGCTCTGAACAACCACACCAGCAAACTCGATGAGATATTATCGACACTTTCAATCCTGAAGCAAATGCAGGAAGATTTGAGGCAACTGAAGGGTGACATCTTCAGAATCTTtacaaaagagatggag GGGATTGTTAGAGCTATCAGTTCTCTCAATAGTAGGCCTGATGCAGTGCAAGCACCGACAGTATGTGTCCTTGTTACCCAACTGATTAAATGCACAA GTACAATGCTAAATACTCAAGGTGATGCTGATCGCTGA
- the LOC124686986 gene encoding protein PAIR1-like isoform X1: protein MGMVLDSVQNDVMHLNRAMKEVSLDSGIQKKFVLVETSLQQILKGQDDLKALLEGSTKSNPDQMSALNNHTSKLDEILSTLSILKQMQEDLRQLKGDIFRIFTKEMEGIVRAISSLNSRPDAVQAPTVCVLVTQLIKCTTGSLVRVAYLLCFNRYNAKYSR from the exons ATGGGAATGGTATTAGACTCTGTTCAAAATGATGTTATGCATTTAAACAGAGCCATGAAGGAGGTATCACTAGATT CAGGCATACAGAAAAAGTTTGTGCTCGTAGAGACCTCTCTCCAGCAAATT CTTAAGGGACAAGACGATCTCAAGGCGCTCCTTGAAGGCAGCACAAAAAGCAATCCTGACCAGATGAGTGCTCTGAACAACCACACCAGCAAACTCGATGAGATATTATCGACACTTTCAATCCTGAAGCAAATGCAGGAAGATTTGAGGCAACTGAAGGGTGACATCTTCAGAATCTTtacaaaagagatggag GGGATTGTTAGAGCTATCAGTTCTCTCAATAGTAGGCCTGATGCAGTGCAAGCACCGACAGTATGTGTCCTTGTTACCCAACTGATTAAATGCACAA CCGGTTCATTGGTGAGAGTAGCTTACCTATTGTGCTTTAACAG GTACAATGCTAAATACTCAAGGTGA
- the LOC124686986 gene encoding protein PAIR1-like isoform X2, whose protein sequence is MGMVLDSVQNDVMHLNRAMKEVSLDCIQKKFVLVETSLQQILKGQDDLKALLEGSTKSNPDQMSALNNHTSKLDEILSTLSILKQMQEDLRQLKGDIFRIFTKEMEGIVRAISSLNSRPDAVQAPTVCVLVTQLIKCTTGSLVRVAYLLCFNRYNAKYSR, encoded by the exons ATGGGAATGGTATTAGACTCTGTTCAAAATGATGTTATGCATTTAAACAGAGCCATGAAGGAGGTATCACTAGATT GCATACAGAAAAAGTTTGTGCTCGTAGAGACCTCTCTCCAGCAAATT CTTAAGGGACAAGACGATCTCAAGGCGCTCCTTGAAGGCAGCACAAAAAGCAATCCTGACCAGATGAGTGCTCTGAACAACCACACCAGCAAACTCGATGAGATATTATCGACACTTTCAATCCTGAAGCAAATGCAGGAAGATTTGAGGCAACTGAAGGGTGACATCTTCAGAATCTTtacaaaagagatggag GGGATTGTTAGAGCTATCAGTTCTCTCAATAGTAGGCCTGATGCAGTGCAAGCACCGACAGTATGTGTCCTTGTTACCCAACTGATTAAATGCACAA CCGGTTCATTGGTGAGAGTAGCTTACCTATTGTGCTTTAACAG GTACAATGCTAAATACTCAAGGTGA
- the LOC124686986 gene encoding protein PAIR1-like isoform X3, giving the protein MGMVLDSVQNDVMHLNRAMKEVSLDSGIQKKFVLVETSLQQIGQDDLKALLEGSTKSNPDQMSALNNHTSKLDEILSTLSILKQMQEDLRQLKGDIFRIFTKEMEGIVRAISSLNSRPDAVQAPTVCVLVTQLIKCTTGSLVRVAYLLCFNRYNAKYSR; this is encoded by the exons ATGGGAATGGTATTAGACTCTGTTCAAAATGATGTTATGCATTTAAACAGAGCCATGAAGGAGGTATCACTAGATT CAGGCATACAGAAAAAGTTTGTGCTCGTAGAGACCTCTCTCCAGCAAATT GGACAAGACGATCTCAAGGCGCTCCTTGAAGGCAGCACAAAAAGCAATCCTGACCAGATGAGTGCTCTGAACAACCACACCAGCAAACTCGATGAGATATTATCGACACTTTCAATCCTGAAGCAAATGCAGGAAGATTTGAGGCAACTGAAGGGTGACATCTTCAGAATCTTtacaaaagagatggag GGGATTGTTAGAGCTATCAGTTCTCTCAATAGTAGGCCTGATGCAGTGCAAGCACCGACAGTATGTGTCCTTGTTACCCAACTGATTAAATGCACAA CCGGTTCATTGGTGAGAGTAGCTTACCTATTGTGCTTTAACAG GTACAATGCTAAATACTCAAGGTGA